From a single Candoia aspera isolate rCanAsp1 chromosome 2, rCanAsp1.hap2, whole genome shotgun sequence genomic region:
- the THAP1 gene encoding THAP domain-containing protein 1: MVQSCSAYRCRNRYDKEKPISFHKFPLTRPDLCKKWEAAVRRKNFKPTKYSSICSEHFTPDCFKRECNNKLLKDNAVPTIFCHTEPNVKSEGTQEPPEVPTPPSPSPPPPPQAYPRLVDPSIGLLMPPLHTPNNIAVFCDHNYTVEDTVHQRKRIQQLEEQVDKLRKKLKTAQQRCRRQEKQIEKLRELVQFQKEKDVLSGKGGYVILPNDYFEIVEVPA; the protein is encoded by the exons ATGGTGCAGTCCTGCTCTGCCTACCGTTGCCGGAATCGATACGACAAAGAGAAGCCCATCTCTTTCCACAA GTTTCCTCTCACAAGACCTGATCTCTGCAAGAAATGGGAAGCTGCTGTTAGAAGAAAAAATTTCAAACCAACAAAATATAGCAGCATTTGTTCTGAACACTTTACTCCAGATTGTTTCAAAAGAGAATGTAACAACAAACTATTAAAGGACAATGCTGTACCAACAATATTTTGTCACACAGAACCAAATGTGAAG TCTGAAGGCACTCAAGAACCACCTGAAGTACCAACTCCCCCTTCTCCTTCACCTCCACCACCTCCGCAAGCGTACCCAAGATTAGTAGACCCAAGCATTGGATTATTAATGCCACCACTTCACACTCCCAATAATATTGCTGTTTTTTGTGATCACAACTATACTGTAGAGGATACTGTGCATCAGAGAAAAAGAATTCAGCAATTGGAAGAGCAGGTGGATAAACtgaggaagaaacttaagactGCACAGCAGCGATGTAGGCGTCAGGAAAAACAGATTGAAAAACTACGAGAGCTTGTTcagtttcaaaaggaaaaagacGTGTTGTCAGGCAAAGGTGGTTATGTGATTCTGCCTAATGACTATTTTGAAATTGTAGAAGTCCCTGCCTAG